A section of the Etheostoma cragini isolate CJK2018 chromosome 12, CSU_Ecrag_1.0, whole genome shotgun sequence genome encodes:
- the ackr4a gene encoding atypical chemokine receptor 4: protein MDVSQENDYYYHENISLNFSYDDYPALCEKGDVRSFAAFFLPIMYTLCLVVGLAGNGLVVGVYAYHKRLKTMTDAFLTHLAVADLLLLFTLPFWAADATRGWELGEATCKIVSACYTVNFTCCMLLLACISLDRYLALARAQGKDQSQRLQRIFTRRHCWKMCLVVWATAFILGLPDLILSEVKWASNRSICLAIYPPSMAGGGKAALEIAEVLLGFLLPFLVMVMCYWNVGRALKGLPVESRGKKWKALRVLLIVVGVFVVTQLPYNVLKVYRAMDTVYALVTHCGTSKVLDQAAQVTESLALTHCCLNPILYAFVGSSFRQNMMKVAKKIGEKRRKRRENPVGEEMEMSFNSHSASQETNTFSI from the coding sequence ATGGATGTCTCACAGGAGAATGACTACTACTACCATGAGAACATCAGCCTCAACTTCAGCTACGATGACTACCCGGCCCTGTGTGAAAAGGGTGACGTTCGTTCCTTCGCAGCCTTCTTCCTCCCCATCATGTATACTTTGTGTCTGGTGGTGGGACTGGCAGGAAATGGCTTAGTTGTCGGAGTCTACGCCTACCACAAGCGCCTCAAGACCATGACGGATGCCTTCCTGACCCACCTGGCTGTGGCTGACCTGCTCCTGCTCTTCACGCTGCCTTTCTGGGCTGCTGATGCGACGAGGGGCTGGGAGCTGGGCGAGGCCACCTGTAAGATTGTGTCTGCCTGCTACACAGTCAACTTCACCTGCTGCATGCTGCTGTTGGCCTGCATCAGCCTGGATCGATACTTGGCGCTGGCAAGGGCGCAAGGTAAAGACCAAAGTCAGCGCTTGCAGAGGATATTCACCAGGAGACACTGCTGGAAGATGTGTTTAGTTGTGTGGGCGACAGCTTTCATCCTTGGTCTTCCTGATTTGATACTCTCGGAAGTGAAATGGGCATCTAACAGGAGCATCTGTCTAGCTATCTATCCTCCATCAATGGCTGGAGGGGGAAAAGCTGCTCTGGAGATAGCAGAGGTGCTGCTGGGATTCCTGCTTCCATTCCTGGTTATGGTGATGTGTTACTGGAACGTGGGCCGAGCACTAAAGGGCCTCCCTGTGGAGAGCAGAGGCAAGAAGTGGAAAGCCTTACGTGTCCTCCTAATAGTAGTGGGGGTGTTTGTGGTCACTCAACTGCCTTATAACGTGCTGAAGGTCTACCGAGCGATGGACACAGTCTATGCATTAGTGACCCACTGTGGGACGAGTAAAGTGTTGGATCAGGCGGCTCAGGTGACAGAGAGCTTGGCCCTCACTCACTGCTGCCTGAACCCGATCCTCTACGCCTTCGTGGGGTCGTCTTTCAGACAGAACATGATGAAAGTGGCCAAGAAGATTggtgagaagagaagaaagagaagggaaaatCCTGTGGGGGAAGAGATGGAGATGTCATTTAACTCCCACAGTGCATCCCaagagacaaacacattttcaatatgA